From a region of the Phaseolus vulgaris cultivar G19833 chromosome 6, P. vulgaris v2.0, whole genome shotgun sequence genome:
- the LOC137832620 gene encoding stem-specific protein TSJT1-like, translating into MLGIFKEKLVNAPKELNSPASLNSCTKPKLSNEILKDFMSCSSSSAFSMCFGNDALLAYSPSNNSSTHHRLFSGLDDIYCVFLGGLHNLSKLNKQYGLSKGANEAMFITEAYRTLRDRGPYPADQVLVELEGSFGFVIYDNKHGTVFVASGSNGQIGLYWGVAADGSVVISENLDLIKASCAKSFAPFPTGCLFHSDHGLMSFEHPTKKMKAMPRIDSEGVMCGANFNVDSQSKIQVMPRVGSEANWSTWS; encoded by the exons ATGTTGGGAATTTTCAAGGAGAAGTTGGTTAATGCACCCAAGGAGCTGAACAGTCCAGCTTCTTTGAATTCATGCACTAAGCCCAAGCTAAGCAATGAAATCCTGAAGGATTTCATGTCTTGCAGTTCCTCCAGTGCTTTCTCCATGTGCTTTGGAAATGATGCTTTGCTAGCCTATTCCCCTTCAAACAACTCCTCCACTCATCATAG GTTGTTTAGTGGTTTGGATGACATATACTGCGTTTTCCTGGGTGGGTTGCACAACCTTAGTAAGCTGAACAAGCAGTATGGGCTCTCAAAGGGAGCAAATGAGGCCATGTTTATCACTGAAGCATATCGAACACTTCGAGACAGGGGTCCATACCCTGCTGATCAAGTCCTCGTAGAACTCGAAGGCAGTTTTGGATTTGTGATCTATGACAACAAGCATGGAACAGTTTTTGTTGCATCT GGTTCCAATGGCCAGATTGGGCTCTACTGGGGTGTTGCAGCTGATGGTTCGGTAGTAATTTCTGAAAATCTGGACCTCATAAAAGCAAGCTGTGCTAAATCATTCGCACCATTTCCAACTG GGTGTTTGTTTCATAGTGATCACGGTCTCATGAGCTTTGAACATCCAACAAAGAAGATGAAAGCAATGCCAAGAATTGATAGCGAGGGGGTTATGTGTGGGGCCAACTTCAATGTCGATTCTCAGTCAAAGATCCAAGTGATGCCACGTGTTGGAAGTGAAGCTAATTGGTCCACTTGGAGCTAA